A section of the Solitalea canadensis DSM 3403 genome encodes:
- a CDS encoding (Fe-S)-binding protein: MKVELFIPCFIDQISPETAFNTIKVLEKLGCKVSYNPNQTCCGQPAFNSGFWDEAKEVGQKFLDDFSAHDYIVGPSGSCVGMVKSYYNDLFTNAISHNKCRNVQNAIHELSDFIVNVLKKENVGAKLQGKAVYHDSCGALRECKIKTEPRTLLANVEGLELVEMNDVEVCCGFGGTFAVKFESISSAMAEQKVNNALATGANYIISTDTSCLMHLQGYIEKNNLPIQTMHIADVLASGW, from the coding sequence ATGAAAGTCGAATTATTTATTCCTTGTTTTATCGATCAAATAAGTCCGGAAACGGCTTTTAATACCATAAAAGTATTAGAAAAATTAGGGTGTAAAGTTTCATACAATCCTAATCAAACATGTTGTGGACAACCGGCTTTCAATTCAGGTTTTTGGGATGAAGCCAAAGAAGTTGGTCAGAAATTTCTGGACGATTTTTCAGCACACGACTATATTGTTGGTCCTTCCGGATCATGTGTTGGTATGGTAAAGAGTTATTATAACGATCTGTTTACTAATGCAATATCACACAATAAATGCAGGAATGTTCAGAATGCTATTCACGAGCTTTCCGACTTTATCGTAAATGTATTGAAGAAAGAAAATGTGGGAGCCAAACTTCAAGGTAAAGCTGTTTACCATGATTCATGCGGTGCACTACGTGAATGTAAAATAAAAACGGAACCCCGGACTTTGTTAGCAAACGTAGAAGGATTGGAGCTAGTAGAAATGAATGATGTGGAAGTTTGTTGTGGATTTGGTGGTACGTTTGCCGTTAAATTTGAGTCTATTTCTTCAGCAATGGCAGAGCAAAAGGTAAACAATGCCTTGGCGACCGGAGCAAATTATATTATATCAACAGATACTTCTTGCCTGATGCATTTACAGGGATATATTGAAAAAAATAATCTCCCTATTCAAACAATGCATATTGCAGATGTGTTGGCAAGTGGATGGTAA
- a CDS encoding MFS transporter, with product MLIKSDKKVVNAWAMYDWANSVYSLTITSAIFPVYYNAVTSSATSDKVYIFGMEFVNTALYSYAISVAFLVVALISPLLSGIADYSGRKKTFMQFFCYMGSLACIGLFFFNKNTLELGIICSIIACIGYAGSIVFYNAYLPEIAPLQEQDAVSAKGFSYGYIGSTILLVINLAMIQFPGLFGLENNDMPARLSFLSVGLWWAGFAQITFARLPKSTIDKSVTKHVFFNGYKELLKVWNELKSLPRLQRFLLAFFFYNMSVQTIMYVATLFGTKELHMQDAQLIATIFIIQLVAIGGAYIFAWLSSKVGNIQTLILAVMIWIGIGTCAYFLQTSLQFMALAFFVGLVMGGIQALSRSTYSKLLPATKDTASYFSFYDVTEKISLVIGTFLYGYIEVISGSMRGSILFITMIFIVGLLLLVRLVKIPSLQALSRVMNSNN from the coding sequence ATGTTGATTAAATCTGACAAGAAAGTTGTAAATGCCTGGGCAATGTATGACTGGGCTAATTCGGTATATTCATTAACGATTACTTCGGCGATATTTCCTGTTTATTATAATGCCGTAACATCGAGTGCTACAAGCGATAAGGTTTATATCTTTGGGATGGAGTTTGTGAACACAGCTCTTTATTCCTATGCTATTTCTGTTGCTTTTTTAGTAGTGGCATTGATCAGTCCGTTGCTATCAGGAATTGCTGATTACAGTGGAAGAAAGAAAACATTTATGCAGTTTTTCTGCTATATGGGTTCACTTGCTTGCATCGGTTTATTCTTTTTCAATAAAAATACCCTTGAGTTAGGAATCATCTGCAGTATCATTGCATGCATTGGTTATGCTGGAAGTATTGTTTTTTATAATGCTTATTTACCTGAGATTGCCCCACTACAAGAACAAGATGCTGTTTCGGCCAAAGGATTTTCATACGGATATATTGGCAGTACAATTCTGCTAGTAATTAATCTCGCAATGATCCAGTTTCCTGGCCTTTTTGGTCTCGAGAACAATGATATGCCTGCCCGATTATCATTTTTATCGGTTGGATTATGGTGGGCCGGTTTCGCCCAAATAACCTTTGCCCGTTTACCTAAATCTACCATTGATAAAAGTGTTACAAAACATGTTTTTTTCAATGGCTATAAGGAGCTGTTAAAAGTTTGGAATGAACTTAAGTCGTTACCGCGCTTACAGCGATTTTTACTGGCATTCTTTTTTTATAATATGAGTGTACAAACCATTATGTATGTGGCCACGCTTTTTGGAACTAAAGAACTTCATATGCAAGACGCACAACTCATTGCCACTATATTTATCATTCAGCTTGTTGCCATTGGAGGAGCCTATATTTTTGCATGGTTATCATCTAAGGTTGGGAATATTCAAACATTGATTCTTGCTGTAATGATCTGGATCGGAATAGGTACATGTGCATACTTTCTTCAAACCTCCCTTCAGTTTATGGCTTTGGCTTTTTTCGTTGGTTTGGTAATGGGAGGGATACAGGCACTTTCACGGTCGACTTATTCCAAATTATTACCTGCAACTAAAGACACTGCCTCTTATTTCAGTTTTTATGATGTAACAGAAAAAATATCACTAGTCATAGGCACATTTTTGTATGGTTATATTGAGGTAATTTCTGGTAGTATGAGAGGATCCATATTATTCATTACCATGATATTTATAGTTGGATTGCTTTTATTAGTCCGTTTAGTTAAAATTCCATCATTGCAAGCGCTTTCGCGTGTAATGAATTCAAATAATTAA
- a CDS encoding head GIN domain-containing protein, whose translation MKPKITFAILFLAILGLSACKKICVKGSGNVVTKERVLTHFKELDMSGAFKLELTQDSVQKVEIITDDNLQDYVKTTVNGDRLVIKSEKNLCATKNVLIRIHVNELSKIEASGAVDVKTTNEFKQPSFELKSSGATESDLMMNVNTLSTRISGAGKIALRGQAAELNIKISGAGKIKAFDLVANKCVVDVSGAADSEVNVLSELNVSASGASKVSYKGAPAKVVENSSGASSVKKVE comes from the coding sequence ATGAAACCAAAAATTACCTTTGCGATACTTTTTTTAGCTATTTTAGGTTTAAGCGCATGTAAAAAGATCTGCGTGAAAGGGTCTGGCAACGTTGTTACCAAAGAGCGTGTGCTAACTCACTTTAAAGAGCTTGATATGAGTGGAGCTTTTAAATTGGAACTTACTCAGGATTCTGTTCAAAAAGTAGAAATAATTACAGACGATAATTTACAGGATTATGTAAAAACCACCGTAAATGGTGATAGACTGGTAATAAAGAGTGAAAAAAATCTTTGTGCTACAAAAAATGTACTGATAAGAATCCATGTTAACGAGTTATCAAAAATTGAGGCTTCTGGTGCTGTAGATGTTAAAACCACTAATGAGTTTAAACAGCCATCATTTGAATTGAAATCTTCTGGAGCAACAGAATCAGATTTGATGATGAATGTAAATACATTAAGTACAAGAATCAGTGGTGCCGGAAAGATAGCATTGCGTGGACAAGCTGCTGAATTAAACATCAAGATTTCAGGCGCCGGAAAAATTAAGGCTTTCGATCTGGTTGCTAATAAATGTGTTGTTGATGTTAGTGGAGCTGCTGATTCAGAAGTAAATGTATTGTCGGAACTTAATGTTTCTGCAAGTGGTGCAAGTAAGGTTTCTTACAAAGGTGCTCCTGCCAAAGTTGTTGAAAACTCAAGCGGAGCTTCATCAGTAAAAAAAGTGGAGTAA
- the aspT gene encoding aspartate-alanine antiporter, translating to MTWFVTTLQQYPELSVFLALALGFFIGNIKIGSFSLGSVTGVLLMGVLIGQLKIDVSPTVKSVFFLMFLFAVGYSVGPQFFRGLKKDGLPQVYFAVIICILCLLVPYAIAKFLNYDVGTASGFLAGANTISAVIGVASDSINQLNISAAEKAALTNKIPIAYAVTYIFGTAGTAWFLASVGPKLLGGTEKVIQECKELEAKLGQSVSDNDPSLRSALNRVIFRAFTVENEWFKNSKTVNETEEYLESFGNRVFIERIKSNGKIIDATPDLKISFGDSIVAGGQRSFFLTDQDHVGKEINDPELLNFTIETVSVLITNKEVIGKTLAEIIKNDELISKNFHGIGVNRVTRAGVEMPLSGGLKIERGDQIDITGLKHEVDRSANFLGYADRPTTSTDIMFVGVGVLLGGLFGALTVHIGHVPFSLSTSGGALIAGLIFGWLRSQHPTFGRIPAPALWIMNNLGLNTFIAVVGISAGPGFVEGFKELGLSLFIAGIFASLIPMFLGLLIGRYIFKFHPAINLGGCAGARTTTAALGAIQDAVKSNTPSLSYTVTYAVGNTLLIIWGVVIVLLFS from the coding sequence ATGACATGGTTTGTTACTACGCTGCAGCAATACCCCGAACTTTCGGTATTCCTTGCGCTCGCCCTCGGCTTTTTTATTGGAAACATTAAAATCGGCAGTTTTAGTTTGGGCTCCGTTACAGGGGTACTGTTGATGGGAGTTTTAATCGGACAATTAAAGATTGATGTTTCTCCTACTGTAAAATCTGTTTTTTTTCTCATGTTCTTATTTGCAGTTGGCTACAGTGTTGGCCCTCAATTTTTCAGGGGATTAAAAAAAGATGGTTTACCGCAAGTCTATTTTGCAGTCATTATTTGTATCCTGTGTTTACTTGTTCCTTATGCTATTGCTAAATTTTTGAATTACGATGTTGGAACTGCCTCCGGCTTCCTTGCAGGAGCAAATACAATTTCGGCAGTAATTGGTGTCGCTTCCGATTCAATAAATCAGTTAAATATATCTGCTGCTGAAAAAGCAGCGTTAACTAATAAAATTCCCATTGCATATGCTGTTACGTACATTTTCGGAACAGCCGGAACAGCTTGGTTTTTGGCCTCTGTTGGACCAAAATTATTGGGAGGAACTGAAAAAGTGATTCAGGAATGTAAAGAACTGGAAGCAAAGTTAGGACAATCAGTTTCTGACAATGATCCCAGCCTGCGTTCTGCTTTAAACAGAGTAATTTTTAGGGCATTCACAGTAGAAAATGAATGGTTCAAAAACAGCAAAACCGTAAATGAAACAGAAGAGTACCTGGAAAGTTTTGGGAATAGGGTATTCATTGAACGTATTAAATCAAACGGTAAGATCATTGACGCTACTCCTGATCTTAAAATCTCATTTGGAGATTCAATTGTTGCAGGTGGTCAGCGTTCTTTTTTCCTTACCGATCAGGATCATGTTGGAAAAGAAATAAATGATCCTGAGTTACTAAATTTCACCATTGAAACAGTAAGTGTATTAATTACAAATAAAGAGGTTATTGGTAAAACATTAGCTGAAATCATCAAAAACGACGAGCTTATCAGTAAAAACTTCCATGGTATTGGTGTTAATCGAGTTACACGTGCGGGTGTTGAAATGCCATTAAGTGGCGGGTTAAAAATTGAACGTGGAGATCAGATTGATATTACAGGGCTCAAACATGAAGTGGACAGATCAGCAAATTTCCTCGGTTATGCCGATCGTCCCACTACTTCAACCGACATAATGTTTGTTGGTGTTGGAGTTTTGCTTGGTGGATTATTCGGTGCTTTGACTGTCCATATTGGTCATGTGCCCTTCAGTTTAAGTACAAGTGGTGGTGCTTTAATTGCCGGATTAATATTCGGTTGGCTACGATCACAGCACCCAACATTCGGTCGCATCCCCGCTCCTGCATTATGGATCATGAATAATCTGGGTTTAAATACTTTCATTGCAGTTGTAGGTATAAGCGCCGGACCAGGCTTTGTTGAAGGATTTAAGGAGTTAGGATTAAGCCTGTTTATTGCCGGGATTTTCGCTAGTCTAATTCCTATGTTTCTGGGGTTGCTCATTGGTCGCTATATCTTCAAATTTCATCCGGCCATTAACTTGGGTGGCTGTGCGGGAGCCAGAACCACCACTGCGGCATTAGGCGCTATTCAGGATGCTGTTAAAAGCAATACCCCTTCCCTTTCCTATACAGTAACCTATGCAGTCGGAAATACTTTATTGATTATCTGGGGTGTGGTAATTGTACTATTGTTTTCATAA
- the aspD gene encoding aspartate 4-decarboxylase, whose translation MSSKIEKIKTSRAKQEVLQQLSPFELKDNLIALASAKDKKETDVMLNAGRGNPNWIATTPREAFFALGQFGLAECRRAMDFPGLAGIPELKGIAKRLEEFIKNNKNTQGIGLLEATYQYGLKNHQFDPDSWVHEMAGSIIGDQYPVPDRMLDHFEPIVHDYIVQEMCDNKPPKGKYDIFAVEGGTAAMCYIFDSLQNNGLLNKGDTIALMVPAFTPYLEIPELERFSFNVIKIEADEMSADNRHTWQYSNEQIEKLSDRSIKALFVTNPSNPPSVAISQDSIKRLIKIVKNMNPNLMIITDDVYGTFVPGFRSLMAELPENTIGVYSFSKYFGCTGWRLGVVVIHENNVFDKMLSALPQKRMDELNRRYSTLTLHPERIKFIDRMVADSRLVALNHTAGLSLPQQTQMMLFSASCLLDKENKYKQLTRDIVLKRLNLLWDNLGIPLFKNPDRAGYYSEIDLLGWAQMKYGDGLGDYLQKNFEPTDILFRLAEKSSIVLLNGGGFDGPEWSIRVSLANLNDDDYVKIGKSLAEIFDTYAEAWKAEKKK comes from the coding sequence ATGAGCTCTAAAATTGAAAAAATTAAGACATCGAGGGCTAAGCAAGAAGTTCTTCAACAACTTAGTCCTTTTGAGTTAAAAGACAACCTGATCGCCTTAGCAAGCGCAAAAGATAAAAAAGAAACCGATGTAATGCTGAATGCCGGGCGCGGAAACCCAAATTGGATAGCGACCACTCCGCGCGAAGCTTTTTTTGCATTAGGGCAGTTTGGCTTAGCAGAATGCCGAAGAGCAATGGACTTTCCGGGATTAGCAGGTATTCCGGAACTTAAAGGGATTGCTAAACGATTGGAAGAATTCATCAAAAACAATAAAAATACCCAAGGCATTGGGCTATTGGAGGCAACTTACCAGTATGGATTAAAGAATCACCAATTTGATCCTGATTCATGGGTACATGAAATGGCTGGATCAATCATTGGTGATCAATACCCTGTTCCTGATCGTATGCTTGATCATTTTGAGCCAATTGTTCATGATTATATCGTACAAGAAATGTGCGACAATAAGCCACCAAAAGGCAAATACGACATATTTGCAGTAGAAGGCGGAACAGCGGCCATGTGCTATATCTTTGATTCATTGCAAAATAATGGCTTATTGAATAAGGGAGATACGATTGCCCTAATGGTTCCAGCATTTACACCATACCTTGAAATTCCGGAGTTAGAACGTTTCAGTTTTAATGTGATTAAAATTGAAGCCGATGAAATGAGTGCTGATAATAGGCACACCTGGCAATATTCAAATGAACAAATTGAGAAGCTGTCTGATCGTTCTATAAAAGCTTTATTCGTCACCAATCCAAGTAACCCTCCGTCTGTTGCTATTAGTCAGGATAGCATAAAACGCTTGATTAAGATCGTCAAAAACATGAATCCAAATCTGATGATCATTACTGATGATGTATACGGAACATTTGTTCCCGGGTTCCGGTCTTTAATGGCTGAATTACCGGAAAATACAATTGGCGTTTATTCATTTTCCAAATATTTTGGCTGTACGGGTTGGCGTTTAGGCGTTGTGGTAATCCATGAAAATAATGTATTTGATAAAATGCTTTCAGCATTACCTCAAAAGCGTATGGATGAGCTAAACAGACGTTATTCGACACTTACCCTACATCCCGAAAGAATTAAATTTATTGACCGGATGGTGGCTGATAGTCGCTTGGTGGCATTAAATCATACAGCAGGTTTATCACTGCCGCAACAAACGCAAATGATGCTTTTTTCGGCGTCCTGCTTACTCGACAAAGAAAATAAATACAAACAACTAACCAGGGATATTGTCCTGAAACGTCTGAACTTACTATGGGATAACCTAGGTATTCCATTATTTAAAAACCCAGATCGTGCAGGCTATTACTCTGAAATCGATTTATTAGGCTGGGCACAGATGAAATACGGAGATGGTTTAGGCGATTATCTTCAAAAGAACTTTGAGCCTACCGATATCTTATTCCGTTTAGCCGAAAAATCTTCAATTGTATTGTTAAATGGCGGTGGATTTGACGGACCAGAATGGTCGATCAGGGTTTCGCTTGCCAATTTAAATGACGATGATTATGTAAAAATTGGAAAAAGCTTAGCCGAAATTTTTGATACTTATGCTGAAGCCTGGAAAGCTGAAAAGAAAAAATAA
- a CDS encoding VWA domain-containing protein: MSEQSLKRWRLILGNETKDELPVELSLREVSIDKTLEALYNGDRKGGLGSSSPNVTRWLGDIRTYFPNTVVKVMQQDALKRLNLTSMLTEPEMLEAVVPDVHLVANLMTLGRVIPEKTKDTARQVVKKVVDELMQKLASPMQQAVSGSLNKARKNRRPRHNEIDWNTTIRKNLKHYQEEYKTIIPEVRIGYGKKRKAMKDIVLCLDQSGSMGTSVVYSGIFGAVMASIPAIRTQMVVFDTAVADLTEELQDPVDLLFGVQLGGGTDINKALTYCQQIITRPLDTVCVLITDLYEGGDEAEMRKTALNLVSSGVQVITLLALNDDGAPSYCSRNAAYFASLGIPVFACTPNLFPDLMAAALSKQDIGLWASSHDIRTAGIKND, translated from the coding sequence ATGAGTGAACAAAGTTTAAAACGATGGCGATTGATTTTAGGGAATGAAACGAAAGATGAGTTGCCTGTAGAGCTTTCATTGAGAGAGGTTAGTATTGATAAAACACTTGAAGCTTTGTATAACGGAGATCGCAAAGGAGGATTAGGAAGCTCATCGCCTAATGTAACAAGGTGGTTGGGTGATATCAGAACCTATTTTCCCAATACAGTGGTGAAAGTGATGCAGCAAGATGCGTTAAAGCGACTTAACCTGACATCAATGCTTACAGAACCTGAAATGCTTGAAGCTGTGGTTCCGGATGTTCACCTGGTGGCTAACCTAATGACATTGGGAAGAGTAATTCCGGAAAAGACTAAAGATACTGCCCGGCAGGTAGTAAAGAAGGTTGTGGATGAATTGATGCAAAAATTAGCATCTCCAATGCAACAGGCAGTTTCGGGTAGTTTGAACAAGGCAAGAAAGAACCGCCGCCCACGTCATAATGAAATCGACTGGAATACAACCATAAGAAAGAACCTGAAACACTATCAGGAAGAATATAAAACGATCATTCCTGAAGTAAGGATTGGGTATGGAAAAAAGAGAAAGGCAATGAAAGACATTGTTCTTTGCCTTGATCAAAGCGGATCAATGGGAACTTCAGTAGTTTATTCAGGGATTTTTGGTGCGGTGATGGCGTCAATTCCAGCTATTCGAACCCAAATGGTTGTATTTGATACTGCTGTTGCAGACCTTACCGAAGAGCTGCAAGACCCGGTCGATCTGCTCTTTGGTGTGCAGTTGGGTGGTGGGACCGATATTAATAAAGCTTTAACATATTGCCAGCAAATTATTACGAGGCCTTTGGATACGGTTTGTGTATTAATTACCGACCTGTATGAAGGAGGAGATGAAGCAGAAATGAGGAAAACAGCTTTAAATCTTGTTAGTAGCGGAGTTCAGGTGATTACTTTATTAGCCTTGAATGATGACGGTGCTCCGTCGTATTGCAGCAGAAATGCTGCGTATTTCGCCTCATTAGGAATTCCCGTTTTTGCATGCACTCCTAACTTGTTTCCAGATCTGATGGCTGCGGCATTAAGTAAACAGGATATTGGATTATGGGCTTCTTCCCATGATATCAGAACTGCCGGAATTAAAAATGATTGA
- a CDS encoding DUF5682 family protein produces the protein MPDLHFLGIRHHGPGSARHVKESIEQIKPDIILVEGPPEGEEMLQWVIRKEMKPPVALLGYVPDNPQNAVFYPFAVYSPEWQAIYYGIYNNIPVRFIDMPLVNKLAFEKEAEENSDSTNIGKQPIAHLAEIAGFEDAEEWWEHQFEINHQPLQAFEAISHLMHSLRETFPDKSEKEMIREAFMRKNIRLAQKEGFSRIVVICGAWHVPALQTMPAQKEDDQLLKNLNKVKVDTTWIPWTNDRLSFESGYGAGVNSPGWYQHLWVNPDDNGVIWLTHVARLFRNNRMDVSSAHVIESVRLAQSLAAMRNLHRPGLKEMNEAVQSVMCNGEEVLMRLVWDQLIVGLEMGEVPEDVPQVPLQKDLEIAIRKLRLKQLNESKSITFDLREENDLAKSILLHRLNVIGVKWGRQGYASGKGTFKEEWVIKWEPEYTIQLLEKAVWGNTLELAANNYLSYKASETNELSDVALLLELAIPADLHEGIFSVMNRMDLLAANTTDVHSLIKAFIPLVKIKRYGNVRKTDLDIIQLITDTLFSRICIGLPSACSGIDEDTAEQFDMLINEMNQSMMLLEDELQAEWIQTLFRIINSNNSIALLHGLSCKLLFDWKATDSQIIAAEFNKALSIANDPAYSAMWLQGFLSGNVTTLLLDDVIWGIINNWVGDLDEEIFQQLIPLLRRTFATYTSPEKQKIAIKAKSGISGHVTPVINRDFDTERAIKIVPVLNQLMGIN, from the coding sequence ATGCCTGATTTACATTTCTTAGGAATACGCCATCACGGACCAGGTTCGGCGAGGCATGTTAAAGAATCTATTGAACAGATAAAACCTGATATTATCCTGGTAGAAGGTCCTCCCGAAGGAGAGGAAATGTTGCAATGGGTGATCAGAAAGGAAATGAAACCGCCGGTTGCTTTATTGGGCTATGTTCCTGATAATCCGCAAAATGCTGTTTTCTATCCCTTTGCAGTTTATTCTCCAGAGTGGCAAGCCATCTATTATGGAATCTATAATAATATTCCGGTCAGGTTTATTGATATGCCATTGGTAAATAAACTGGCTTTTGAAAAAGAAGCAGAAGAAAATTCGGATTCGACTAACATTGGTAAACAGCCAATTGCGCATTTGGCTGAAATTGCTGGATTTGAAGATGCTGAAGAATGGTGGGAACATCAGTTTGAAATTAATCATCAGCCACTTCAGGCTTTTGAAGCTATATCACATTTAATGCATTCGTTGCGCGAAACTTTTCCGGATAAAAGTGAAAAGGAAATGATTCGTGAAGCCTTTATGCGAAAAAACATTCGTTTAGCTCAAAAAGAAGGTTTTTCCCGTATAGTGGTTATTTGTGGTGCATGGCATGTTCCTGCATTGCAAACAATGCCTGCACAGAAAGAGGACGACCAGTTATTAAAGAACTTAAATAAAGTTAAAGTAGATACGACATGGATTCCCTGGACGAATGATCGTTTGTCATTTGAGAGTGGTTACGGAGCTGGGGTAAATTCACCAGGCTGGTACCAGCACCTTTGGGTTAATCCCGACGATAACGGAGTGATATGGTTAACTCATGTAGCCCGTTTATTCAGAAATAACCGCATGGATGTATCTTCTGCTCATGTAATTGAGTCGGTCCGACTGGCTCAGTCACTGGCTGCGATGAGAAACTTGCATCGGCCCGGTTTAAAAGAGATGAATGAAGCTGTTCAATCAGTGATGTGCAACGGAGAAGAAGTGCTGATGCGATTGGTGTGGGATCAACTTATTGTCGGGCTGGAAATGGGAGAAGTTCCTGAAGATGTTCCTCAGGTTCCATTACAAAAAGACCTTGAAATTGCTATCCGAAAACTTCGTTTAAAACAACTCAATGAGAGTAAGTCGATTACATTTGACCTTCGCGAGGAAAACGATCTGGCTAAAAGTATTCTGCTTCATCGTTTAAATGTTATTGGCGTAAAATGGGGAAGACAAGGGTATGCCTCAGGGAAAGGAACTTTTAAAGAGGAATGGGTGATTAAATGGGAACCTGAGTATACCATACAACTATTGGAAAAAGCAGTTTGGGGAAATACGCTTGAACTGGCTGCCAATAACTATCTTTCTTACAAAGCCTCTGAAACTAATGAGCTTTCGGATGTAGCACTATTATTGGAACTTGCGATACCGGCAGACCTTCACGAAGGTATTTTCAGCGTAATGAATCGAATGGATTTACTGGCGGCTAACACAACTGATGTTCATTCATTAATAAAGGCTTTTATTCCGTTGGTAAAGATTAAACGTTATGGGAATGTTCGAAAAACAGATCTGGATATCATTCAGTTAATAACAGATACGCTTTTTAGCAGAATTTGCATAGGGCTTCCTTCTGCTTGTTCGGGAATTGATGAAGATACGGCTGAACAATTTGATATGCTCATTAACGAAATGAATCAATCCATGATGTTGTTGGAGGATGAGCTGCAGGCGGAATGGATACAAACATTGTTCAGAATTATTAATAGCAACAACTCAATTGCTTTATTGCACGGCCTAAGTTGTAAGTTGTTATTTGATTGGAAAGCGACAGACAGCCAAATAATAGCTGCTGAGTTTAATAAGGCCTTATCGATAGCGAATGATCCTGCTTATTCGGCGATGTGGCTGCAGGGCTTTTTAAGTGGAAATGTAACTACATTGTTATTGGATGATGTCATTTGGGGTATTATAAATAATTGGGTTGGAGATTTGGACGAAGAAATTTTTCAGCAATTGATTCCTTTACTAAGGCGGACATTTGCAACATATACATCTCCTGAAAAACAAAAAATTGCCATAAAGGCAAAATCGGGCATTTCAGGTCATGTAACACCTGTAATTAACCGAGATTTCGATACCGAAAGAGCTATAAAGATAGTTCCTGTTTTAAATCAATTAATGGGTATTAATTAG
- a CDS encoding ATP-binding protein — translation MSSILRQHAEEQFASELEELIKQDKNVKPQNWQLSPQAVVTYLVGGKLSNGFEITPKYIGSRRLMEIAVATLTTDRALLLYGLPGTAKSWVSEHIAAAIAGDSTMVVQGTAGTGEEAVRYGWNYARLLSAGPVIDAIVETPVMRAMKDGKIVRVEELTRISSDVQDTLITILSEKTLPIPELNTEVQAVKGFNLIATANNRDKGVNELSSALKRRFNTVILPVPSSMDEEIAIVQQRVSGFSKAMELPIERPILEEIQRIVTIFRELRAGVSIDGKAKLKSPSGTLSTAEAISVMNSGLSLAYHFGDGSLKADDIASGVIGAVIKDPVQDKIVWQEYLETVVKQRDGWKDIYRACRDHV, via the coding sequence ATGTCATCAATACTTCGTCAGCACGCTGAAGAGCAGTTTGCATCAGAATTAGAAGAACTTATAAAACAAGATAAAAACGTTAAACCTCAAAACTGGCAACTATCACCTCAGGCTGTTGTAACGTACTTGGTAGGCGGTAAGTTGAGTAACGGATTTGAAATCACACCAAAGTATATAGGAAGTCGCCGACTGATGGAAATCGCGGTAGCTACACTGACTACCGACAGGGCCCTGTTGTTATATGGCTTGCCTGGTACAGCGAAATCATGGGTATCGGAGCATATTGCTGCAGCAATTGCGGGCGATTCAACAATGGTTGTACAAGGAACAGCAGGTACAGGAGAAGAGGCTGTTCGGTATGGGTGGAATTATGCGCGGTTACTTTCTGCCGGTCCGGTAATCGATGCAATTGTCGAAACACCTGTTATGAGGGCAATGAAAGATGGTAAAATCGTGAGGGTAGAGGAGTTGACCCGTATCAGCTCCGATGTGCAGGATACGTTAATTACCATTCTTTCAGAAAAAACATTGCCCATACCTGAGTTAAATACGGAAGTACAGGCTGTAAAAGGCTTTAACCTGATCGCAACAGCTAATAACAGGGATAAAGGTGTTAATGAGTTATCAAGTGCATTAAAACGCCGTTTTAATACCGTTATTCTTCCGGTTCCTTCTTCAATGGACGAAGAAATTGCAATTGTGCAACAGCGTGTTTCGGGCTTTAGTAAAGCGATGGAACTTCCTATTGAAAGACCAATTCTGGAAGAAATACAACGTATTGTAACCATCTTTCGTGAGCTTAGAGCAGGGGTTTCCATAGATGGAAAGGCCAAACTTAAATCCCCTTCAGGTACACTAAGTACGGCTGAGGCAATTTCTGTAATGAATAGTGGATTGTCACTTGCTTATCATTTCGGTGACGGAAGTTTAAAAGCAGATGATATTGCTTCGGGGGTAATTGGTGCGGTTATTAAAGATCCTGTTCAGGATAAAATTGTTTGGCAGGAATATCTTGAAACAGTGGTGAAGCAACGTGATGGATGGAAAGACATTTATCGCGCATGTAGGGATCATGTTTAA